Proteins from a single region of Dama dama isolate Ldn47 chromosome 14, ASM3311817v1, whole genome shotgun sequence:
- the NPPB gene encoding natriuretic peptides B, with product MDPQTALSRALLLILFLHLSLLGCRSHPLGGPSPASELPGLQELLDRLRDRVSELQAEQLGVEHLQQGQGLEETWDSPAAAPAGFLRPHHSILRALRGPKMMRDSGCFGRRLDRIGSLSGLGCNVLRRY from the exons ATGGACCCCCAGACGGCGCTGTCCCGGGCGCTCCTGCTTATCCTCTTCTTGCACCTGTCGCTGCTAGGATGTCGTTCCCACCCGCTGGGTGGCCCCAGCCCGGCCTCGGAACTGCCTGGGTTACAG GAGCTGCTGGACCGTCTACGAGACAGGGTCTCGGAGCTGCAGGCGGAGCAGCTGGGCGTGGAGCACCTCCAGCAGGGCCAGGGCCTGGAAGAAACCTGGGATTCCCCGGCGGCAGCCCCCGCGGGGTTCCTCCGGCCCCACCACAGCATACTCCGGGCCCTGAGGGGCCCCAAGATGATGCGCGACTCTGGCTGCTTTGGACGGAGGCTGGATCGGATCGGCTCCCTCAGCGGCCTGGGCTGCAACG TGCTGAGGAGGTACTAA
- the NPPA gene encoding natriuretic peptides A has product MGSSAITASFLLFLAFQLPGQTGANPVYGSVSNADLMDFKNLLDHLEDKMPLEDEAVPSQVLSEQNEEAGAPLSPLSEVPPWMGEVNPAQRDGGALGRSPWESSDRSALLKSKLRALLTAPRSLRRSSCFGGRMDRIGAQSGLGCNSFRYRR; this is encoded by the exons ATGGGCTCCTCCGCCATCACCGCgagcttcctcctcttcctggcGTTTCAGCTCCCAGGGCAAACAGGAGCGAATCCCGTGTATGGCTCTGTGTCCAACGCAGACCTGATGGATTTCAAG AATTTGCTGGACCATTTGGAGGACAAGATGCCTTTAGAAGATGAGGCTGTGCCCTCCCAAGTACTAAGTGAGCAGAACGAAGAAGCTGGGGCCCCTCTCAGCCCCCTTTCGGAGGTGCCTCCCTGGATGGGGGAGGTCAACCCAGCCCAGAGAGATGGGGGCGCCCTCGGGCGGAGCCCCTGGGAATCCTCCGATAGATCTGCCCTCCTGAAGAGCAAGCTGAGAGCACTGCTCACTGCCCCTCGGAGCCTGCGGAGGTCCAGCTGCTTCGGGGGCAGGATGGACAGGATTGGAGCCCAGAGTGGACTGGGATGCAACAGCTTCCGG TATCGAAGATAA